The following DNA comes from Serinus canaria isolate serCan28SL12 chromosome 1A, serCan2020, whole genome shotgun sequence.
GACAACCCCAAGAATCACATCATGTacctgagagtgttgtccaaataCTTCTTGAACTCTTGTTAAGTTTAATGCTATGACCATTTCCCTGGGAGACTGCTCCAGTGCTCAACcatcctctgggtgaaaaaccttttcctatAAACAGTAGGTGCAGTTTTAGGGGAGTAGCCTGATGGGCTTGTTGATTGTTTTACAAGTCCATAGAAGACAAGGAGGCTCAAAGGGAAATCCAGAAGTAGAAGTTACTgtgtgcattttatttttaaaacaaatgctggtgtttgttttgagtttgtttttttaggAACAGTGACAGATATAATGTATTTATAATAGCTAACACTGAAAGTCAAACTGAAATGTGtgctaattttgtttttaagatgCTACAACTCATGCAAACAGAGAAAGCAAGTGGTCGTTCCTGTTCAGTTTGACAGATCTGAAAtcaatcaaacaaaacaaagaaggCATGGGATGGTCTTATTTGGTGTTCTGTCTGAAGGACGATGTGAAGCTTCCAGCTCTTCACTTTCATCATGGAGATAGCAAATCATTGATTAAATGTCTTGAAAAGCACGTTGTACTGAATGAGTAAGTATCAGACAACTCTTAGTTCtgtaaaatacagattattGGTTTACTTAAATCACATAATGAATTTCAGAGTAATACTTCCTGATTGTTAttccattcctttttttattagtAGAAATAGTTTTCAAGGTGACTGAAACTGTGGTTTCACATGTGCATTTGGAATGTAAGCTGAAGTTTAAAAATTGTTGGATTGATTTATGAAGTATTTTAGAATCTGAAGTGTTACTAGCTCCAGATGCCTCAGTTGCTCCCTCTAGTGCATGCAGAAGCTTCTTATCAACATGCAGTGTAAAAGTTAAATCCTTCATGAGCTACTTCTATAAAATGGGATATTTTGTGTTACAATTTCAGATTGTCTCCTTTGTGCAAAATATGCATGAGTGTTTATGTGAGTGTGCAAGGTAACTTACACTACTGTCAGCTGAATCAATTggtatataaatattttccccCACAGTTCTGTTCCCCTGTAATTTCTTGCCTGGTCAGTGTTTCACTCTTGATCTTTACTACACAAATCAACTATCTGAGTGTAAATATAGTTAAGAACCTATAATTCTGTTAGATAATTTGGTGTTGTTGTGTAGTTATATTTTGCTACCTCCAGGTTTTTTAATAGTATAACCCTTTTGATCAGCATGCATAAGtgtagaataaaataaaattttctggtCTCACCATGTAGGCATAAGTATAATCGAAGAAGCCAACAGGTAAATAAGGGTAgaatatgaagaaataaatgtgataTGACATGTATACCTTTAACAGCTGTAATGTTAGTGTAGCATGCAATCTGTTTTCAAAAGTGTTTTGCTGTTGTCACTTGCAACATAATAGTGTGATGACAAATTTGAAGGTGGATAGTGAAATGGCTGTAGGAATCCTTACAGAAGGCTCTTCTTACATTAGTAGCATCACTAATGGGGCCAGAGATGCCTTCAACAAGTAGAGCAGGCTGATGCTGAGTAATACTGAGGAAAATTTTGCTGGAGAACAAGTCAGTAGGATGTGAGGGGTTGTATATTTATTAAATTGATCTGTGAAAGGCTTTGACAGTTTCAAGGCATGATGTTGGGGTTTGTGATAATCAGAAGTTTTCAGCTGCTTGGAGAAGGTAGCGTGTGTCCAGTTGGTGGAATGGTGCTGACTGTAGCATTGTATGTGAGCTTTGTAAGGGGAAAAGTCATGAAGACCAAAGGAGGAGCTAGTAGTGGGACAGGATGAACTTGTAAATAGGAATATTCTCTGTACAACTGTAGATTAGAAAATCCTGAATGACAGCTTCATCTTAAAtcctgagggtttttttctctaggTTCCCTTCCTTAAACATCCTCATTTGGTTTCATAATTTCCCAGCTTTTGCAGGCATAGGGAAGCATTGTCGTCCTGCcatccccctccctcccttccttttcccccaagGAAACTGTTCCTTTTTGAGCATATTGCTGTGTTTAGTTATTTGTGGATACCTTCTGACTAGCTGCTAGTAAACTGGGGCAGGTTTTGGGAGCAACTGATGTAGCAAACACTGGTAAAAGACCTGTGTTATATGGTGAGTCACAGAAAGCTTTATATCAGAACTGCGTAATCTGTTGCCTGCAGACTGCAgcaacatattttaaattttttaactGATTTCTAGGATAAGACATCAAAACTTGTTCAAGCTTCCAGGATATGCTGTGCTGCTTGGTATTGCCACCTTGAGCAGTTGAAAACATTAACAAATGCAAGAGCAGATACTTCAGGAACTTAAAGCAAAAAGCAATGATAGTAATGGAAATTCAGTTTGGATGACCTTAAGCATTTACCTGAGCAGGAACTTCCAGTTTTAGTTTTCTTATTCAGTTAAGGTCTCTTCTGTCACCACATTCTCTTCTGTTGTTTAGTTATGAATTATGAcgataatttttttttctaaggaaagagaaaagaacaaatagGCCATCCAAGTTATGGAAAGGACAGAATCATCTGTTGTTCTGCTGTTTCCTAATGGTTATTCATTCTTTAGTACATAATGTATCTCAGCTCACAACCTCATTTAGGAAAAGATGTTTACTTAGCTGTCTGGATGCCACAAGCAAATATTTGTCAGTGTAATTACTTGTTACTCCAACTTGTATTTTATAAACATGGGATACTGATATTAAGGCAGAAATTTTAGCTTATGTATATATTATCTTTATATAGGTATTTTCTTATGTTCCTTTTACCTCAAAAGATTTTGTTCTTCCCAAACAccattttttataaatatgacATCATTGCTGAAATCAGCATGAAGCAGCTAAACTGATAAAAATTGTTGTAATTTGTTGTCCTAAGGATTAACAATTGCCTTCTAGTTTGATTGCAGTTGTCTAATATTGAGAAAATACCATGTGCACAGATGACACTTTTTAAGTCACAGGACTATGAGGAAGTTTCAGAAAGTGTATAGCTCACAAATTTTTGAACATTACCTAAGTAGGTGTTGATACCTGCCTGATTGTCCAGAAAGTGTGTTTAATTAAAAGGGAGGTATGGTACAAAGTTTTAATTCTTAAGAGAAACTGACTCAGCCTttgcccctgtgctgctctttaGAAAAAGCCAATTGAGCTTCATTAAGTGTTGGTGCCTCAGAACTATGACTGTGATGTCTGGCTGTCTCAAAAGAAGATCTCTTGTTGCATTTCATATCCGTCAGTGTTTACAGTGTCCTGTCCTGTTGGAATGGGCAAGAGATAAGGCTTATTAAAATTCTTATCTTTGACTTTAATAACATGGTAGATGATGCAGGtgctaataaaaagaaaagtaatttttctttcaaagactAGAGATAGTGGATTTAAACTTCGTGAGAGAGCAATAGAGTGATGTTTTATAAATGTAAGTCTGTGCAATGGATTAGGGTCAGATGGTAAAGTGCTTGGCTTTCTCCTGCCTGGATACAAACTGAGGCTTGATTGTCAGCCTGCTTTCTGAGCTGTTCTCTCTTCTGTCACCTACTGAGCAGTAAATTGGTCATTCAGCAGCTGCTTAAGGGAGTAATGGGGTGCCTGTGCTGAAGAAGGGGGCAGAATGGGATGTTGCAGGGGGAGAAGTGTGAGAGCAAAAGAACAGATTCATTACTGGGAGCAGCATGGTTTCAGTGCCTTTGTTGTCACTATTTTCATCTGCCTATGGAACCCTGTTGAGTAGAAAATGTATTGAGCAGGAGTGTACAAATACAGTGAATTAGGCTAAGTCAGGTTTGTGTTCATTAAGCTTTTGGAGTCTAGACAGAAATATATTTGCAGGGCTGTACTGAGCTGGTTCTGTTTTGCAGTACAGTGGCTCTGGTGTCTTTTAAGCTCCTATCAATATGAATCTTAGAATTATTCTGACAGGATCTGTTGTAGTACTATTGATTAGAAATTTGTTGATGTGCTTTCATACATTGAAAAGCAGTTTGTACTCCTTAATGTAATGTTTTATAGGATGCCATAATGTAAGATAACTAAGTGGTAGAAAGAATTCCTTAACTGTATGGATGACATAGGCTCTTTTCAGTTCCTCTATTATGTTAAGGGAGTTTCAGCATATATTGCGTTGAGGCTACATATTGTGTCTCACTACATTTCCTGTGTCACATTTTTTTGTCCATTGTCAAAACTAGAAAAATTTACTTGAAGAAAATTTTGTCACCTAGGTGTAAATGGAGTTACTTTCCAGAGTAATTTGtcaaaaaattttttaaagcttcatttttcttgGAATAAAATAGTACAATTCAGAATTAATATGAAAATAACATaatcttttgaaaaatgaaggTTCTGTTTTATGTAGCATTAGTTGGTTAACTTGTGCCAGGGACTGATCTTGCATTACATAATGGATCTTGTATCAAACGTTTTATTTTTTGCACAAAGTCTGAAATGTGACTTCAGAAAACCAGTAAATGTTCTGAGgactttacagaaaaaaactgtttcaCCCAGAtacccttttttaattttattgcagATCTCCACATGATGAACGGGTTCTTATTGTGAAGACTCAGAAGTCACTGTCTCAGTCTTTTGAAAATCTCTTTGATGAGCCATCATATGGCTTATTACAAGTATGTATTATCttcaaattttttattctgaagacATGTATTGAAAAAAATGCGCTCTTTCATGTCAAAGGAACATTTGCTGAGTAATGACTTAATGCCATTGTAGAAGCATTAGCTATATCCTAAACCAAAACCTCACTATAGAAAGTACACTTAATTGTAAGTTGTTTTCTATGATGTAATAACTTCTTAACTTTCCTGTGGTGTTATTTCAAACCTATTCAAGTTCATGCTCTCTGTGATTCATACATTTGCGTTAGTCTTAGCGGGGAAAGGAAATCCCTTAGGAGTTACCACAAcatattaattataattttctaAGTTTGCCTTGACTAAGTATTCTTTTAATGGATATTTTCTGATGCTTTTGAAGGGATAATGGAAATACCACAGCAAAGAGGACAGTATTGGCTAAAAATATGGGGTGTTTTAATACTACAACAGCTTATAATTCCGTGGGGCTTGTGGAATGGTGAAAGTCAGCAGCAAAACTTGAGTGACTTAAATGAGGCTAGAAGGTTGATCCACTGATGTGTTgaatgaaagaaattcttcattaatTAATTACGTTAGTTTCTGGATTTAGTTGTCAAATCAAAATTTGTGTGAAATTCCTAGCAGAGTACCTGATTGTTCAGACTGTTTcctctgtgagggtggggaaaCTGGGTGTAAGGTTTCTGTTTTGTGCCATGAATCACTGATAGCAAGCAGTGGATCTGATCCACTTCTATGTGTAGATCAGGCTTACTGATATTGCTGCTATCCAATCTTTCGAATCAATTAGCAGTATTATCTTCATACTTAAGAGTGTTTTTTAATCATGTGATGACTGTTCTGTATTACTACCAATACATCaaacttaaataattttgagatCAACAGACCTTCTCTGATGTTTTCAagtgtgtatgtatatgtatgtatatatatatatatatatacatacatatgtaagaaatatattataaacacaaatgtttgtgtttttcttgttttcctgttttccatgttataacagaaatggaagaaagatCCATATGTAGTAACAATGGGAAAATTTTCCAAAGTCACAAACTATATTGTTGGTAGTTTACGTTCAAGTGATCAATCAAATCAGAGACGACCACCATCAGAAATGGCAGACTTTCTCAATGATACCATTCCAGGGCTGAAGATAAATCAGCAGGAAGAGCCAGGATTTGAAGTTATTACACGAGTGAGTCTATAATTTAATGATATGGTTGCACTGATTGTTTTTATGCGCTTCTTTAAAAGAATGGTAGGACTTGAAGCATGGTGAATTATACTGTTTATGCAATTGTGGCGTATTACCATTTATTCTCAAGAGTTAAGATCATCATCAGTCACTTTTGAATATGTCGTTTTTATGCATGCAAATGtaagttttctttaaaaggaagTTTGTAATTAATGAAATGGTGACTATAGTTATGTTAGAAGCACTCCCTTGAAAGGTGACCGATTTTATGTTCAGAGCTTCCTCTGAGGTCAATTAGACCTCCGTTAAGTAAAACTGGAGCATGCAGGCTAATAACCAGCTTTCTTGGCTAATCACTCCTAGCATCTCAGTTTcttttgagattaaaaaaaatatttaactggATGATTAATGTCTAGGGTGTATAAATTACAGATATATGCATGATTTGAACCAAAGCTAGAATGAACTTATAATAGGATCATGAATCACTGTGGACACCTGTTGAAGTCTTTTACAGGTATGCAGAAAAGGTTTACTTTTAAATGCTTGTGATTTGTTATTTGAGCAgcttacatatttttaaaacattaaactCTTTTATATGGGGGATTCTTTTAGTTCAAGCTAGGGTTAATATCTCAGCAGTAGCTGCATGAACTACATAATTCTAAGAAGTTGCTGCCTAGCACTTAATTAAATTGTCAATGAGAAAAAGTACAACAAATGCTATATATGGAAAATAACATTGACCTCTATATCTTAATCTGACAAATGCCTTGGACTTGTAAAGAGTTGAAATACAAATTGATTTGGGGGTTGctatcataaaaatatttttagaaattaagaatttgctttctgctggaTTCTTCTGTACATGGGATATGGGAACTGAGAGACTAAGCACAAACTGAAACTTTTGCTGGGTGTTATAAATTCTAACAGTACATACATCCTTGGTTATTTTAAGAGGCTGTGTACCAAAACTGATCTTTCCAGTCACATTGTGCAGTCTGTGTAGGGATAGCATCTCCAAACCCAAGCTGGTTTTTCAGTTCTCTTGTAAGATGCACTCATGTGTTTCAGGAATGTGTTTTAGAAGTGAAGCTCCTGATTGTCCTTGTTTACTGTGTTGGTGTTTGTGAAATTAGAAAGTTATTTAAAACACACATACATCCtccaaaatatgaaatattaacaTGCATAGTTAGGTCCAAGTGTCTTACTCTAAAGATCTCCTTGTGTTGGCCCACTCTACTTGCTCATGTGTGTGCAATCTTAGATCCTTAGAGTTGCTGAGGTATGTGCATTTGGAAATGTAATTGCACTGACTATAAGAAACTAGCAAGCTTAGTACCATTTGTGCAGGTGTTTGCAACTACTGAAGGACTTCATTAGGATTCATATAATGcctttgtgtgtgtttcagaTCGACCTAGGGAAACAGCCTGAAGTTAGTAGAAGAGAGCCTGTGTCAGCTGAAGAATGGGCTAAGAATATGGACTCTGAAGGAAGAATTTTAGATGTTGACTACATAAAACGATTGATATTCAAAGGGGTAACTAGTTTTTCTAAACTCAACAAGACCTATGGCTTGATTCTGGCTTTTACTTTCCTCCCCAAACTGTGGATGTGCTGCTTTCATTAACTTGTAATATTTCAGGCAGAACTTTGAGCATGACCCAGACAGTCATGATTGAGAGACTTCAAAAAGCATGGTTTCATGCCAGTCAAATAGCACAGCAGTCTTGCAGCTATATAAAGTGCTCTACTAGGAGAGAGATCTTGTGCCTGGCTAAAGGAAACGAGCTGGAAATACAGAAGCTTAAGtgataaaaaaatgaaagtggcTTTCAGGAAAAGACCAGTATTTCAGTGTTAGGATATTTGGTTTATTCTTTTCTCTTACAATGTTTTTTCCtatccttctccagcagcagcttctggttTTGCCCAGCTGTTTGCTGGGATTTGACCCTGTTTAGCAGAGAGTACTAAACActtttgctgatatttttacTTGAACTGAGGCATTTTGCAATATGAATGTGAATTTAGTCTCAGTGATGGAAATTCTGGAAACTAATTGTGTCCTTTAGCTTTTTTACCTAATGTTACTTCAGTGTTTATATATTTTGGTGGGAATGCAGCTGCCTTAAAGCATTCATTTTATGCCTGCTGATGCATGTTTCTTGATGCAAGCAGAAATAGAGAATGATAGCACTgttcctttatattttttttgtctgatgTGCCCAATTAAGGACCCTTCCACAATCATGAGAATTACTAcatactttttcttctgtagccCACTTTCCTGTCAATCTCTGCCCATTACCAGGGGACTGagtgctttattttatttatgactCAAGATCCCCAAAGTGGGGACTCTCATAGCAAAAATTCCGTATTGTCATGACTGTACTGCAGGAGTTGCAAGAAACTCTTGATGAGAGCAGGGTATGATTCAGGTCCATACATTTTTGTAATCTAAAATGTTGAGCATTACTTGGGAAGATTTCTGACAAGCAGGCTTCTTGAATGGACATTAGTATTTTTGACTGAAAGATTCATTGAAGGTTGGCTGTGTCTTAtgagatgaaaatatttgtttcaaaaaacaaataaatggaaGACTAGTCCTCAAGGTCACTTCCTGGCAAGACAGAAGTTTGGCAACTGTAACCAGAAGCAgcattatatttttatacatttttaaaggtcCTTTTATTACTTCTTAAAGTCTGTGATGCCTGtaagttctttatttttagcAGTGAAGCAAAAatataggaagaaaattattttctaaagtttctttttttacctaAGTGTGGATCCAGTGCTTCTACAGTATTCTGTTTAAtcattctcttttcctcttgtttccTCCCAGTGTGAGACCTAGTTAGCAAGTGATACTTGGCTGCAATGTCAAAAGAAACCAACTTGAACTTGCTACTTTGGGAAGTGTTGTATCAATCTAGGAATGTTTCCTCACGGTATGGTAATACTTTTGTTGATGCATAATACCCATTTTTCCCTAGGGTCTCTGCCATACTTTAAGAAAAGAGGCATGGAAATTTCTTTTGGGATATTTTCCTTGGAACAGCACTAAAGAAGAGAGAGCAAAtctgcaaaaaaggaaaacGTGAGTATAGtgacttttttcttaaaaaataaatttaaaaggtGCATCTTTTTTTAAGACACAGTGAAGTAGAAAGCCGTTTGGAAGACAGCTGCTAAAACTGTTGAATGCAAGAACCTGTGACATTTTCTTAACTAAAAACATTACATAAACAGGTGTTGTTATTCCATTTATCTCCAAGAATACATGGAATGAATGAatgcttaaattaaaaaaaggaaatgtccATGTTTGGTTTCAAAATTGTTGTTCTTCTTCAGGGATGAATATTTCAGGATGAAACTGCAGTGGAAATCTGTCAGTGAGGAACAGGAAAAGCGAAATTCAAGATTAAGAGATTATCGAAGTCTTATAGGTAAATTCATGTTTAGTCACATACCTAAATGCacacacacttaaaaaaattaatatgaaattgAAGAGCCTGCATGAAGAggcactaaaaataaaatgttggtATTTTCAGAGGTGTCTAAACTTGGTTATGTAGCTTATATATTTAATGTTGCAATCTGATTTTTGGCTGGatttttaaacttcctttaCTCAATAACAAAAGACTCTTCATTTTATGTTATGTCATAATGTGTTTCCACTGGAAATGCTAAAATAATGACATACAATAAGAATGTGAAATGTGTCTGttcatattttataattttttatagtGATTTGTATATGTGCGTTTTGCACCTACTTCTAAAAATTTCATCAAATTATGCTGAGTATTAGCAGTTTGTATTAGCACCATTTCAGCACCAGTGTTCTggatttctaaattttttttcaggagtcAGGCCAAGATTTCTTTGTTATTCTGAGAGAAAGACTAAACTTTTTCCAGGCAGTTATTCAACACGCAAGCTGAAAGGGTCAAAGTAGTCTTGTCTTGGTAGACTAGTAAACAACATTTTTAGAGAAtgataacagaaaaaaatatattctgagtttaaaaaaggccagatgtttgtttctgttgaaacaattgttttaatttttaagcatttgAAATGTATGTGGCAGTATTAGAGTTAGGTAGTAAAATACATACAAATCTACAAAATCTCCTTTTATCAAATCGCTTTCAAAATTTTGCaagatttcaaaatatattgGTATTGAATTTCACCTTATTAAGGAGTATGCTGTGTGCTTGGTGTGTTTCAGACATCAAAACTACCTAATGCAAGAGGCAGTTTCATCTGCTATGAGTTACAGGAGCTTGTTAAACAGTATTTATAAAATGCTGTTATCAACTGTCACAGTGTCTTTGAGCTGATCATGTGGGAACTTTCCAGCTATGGATTATGCTGCATTGAACAGTATTCATAAATGACATTGTAGAGTTAGCTCacataaaattgtttttaatccTCTTAAGtctaaaacatttttgctgaattataatcaggatttttttttccataaaatgcATTAtcaaagaaaaggcagaaaactttaaaatatgtttgtaaGCAAATACTTTCATTGGAGATAGgaaggattttatttattttaaaacattctttattttgaaatgacaTTCAGTTATGCAGTTGCCTTAAACACTTCAAAGCTTTGCAACAGTATTTGAGGAAGAAATCATCAGCTTAGATATTCTGAATTAATTTGATACTGGCTTTGTAAAGTGTTTTtgaaagtggttttgtttttgatactggttttgaaagtgtttttaaatCTGGACTGTTTTCTTAGAAAAAGATGTTAACAGGACAGATCGAACAAATAAGTTCTATGAAGGCGAAGATAATCCAGGACTGATTTTACTTCATGATATTTTGATGACCTATTGCATGTATGACTTCGACTTAGGTAAGTTGTGTCCCTCTGAATGTAAAAGCCTTCTTGGCTTCTGATATGCAGCTTTGCTTATGCGAAGTCCTGTTAATAGAATTGAACTTTTATTGATTGCAATgctttttgtaaatgttttaaaaaagatttaataGTTTGTCGTGCTCAATAATATAgataattttgttctgtttttcttcctctcttcaaTTTGGTGTCTGTCTTAGGCATTTGAAC
Coding sequences within:
- the TBC1D15 gene encoding TBC1 domain family member 15 isoform X3: MAAPPSGKVVYEQEGVFIHSSCGKNDDQDSLIAGILRVIEKENEVVVDWRPLDETLDTSNILCAGKDSSSVVEWTQTPKEKCSRGADRPSSYEAEWDMVTTVSFKKKPHSNGDATTHANRESKWSFLFSLTDLKSIKQNKEGMGWSYLVFCLKDDVKLPALHFHHGDSKSLIKCLEKHVVLNESPHDERVLIVKTQKSLSQSFENLFDEPSYGLLQKWKKDPYVVTMGKFSKVTNYIVGSLRSSDQSNQRRPPSEMADFLNDTIPGLKINQQEEPGFEVITRIDLGKQPEVSRREPVSAEEWAKNMDSEGRILDVDYIKRLIFKGGLCHTLRKEAWKFLLGYFPWNSTKEERANLQKRKTDEYFRMKLQWKSVSEEQEKRNSRLRDYRSLIEKDVNRTDRTNKFYEGEDNPGLILLHDILMTYCMYDFDLGYVQGMSDLLSPVLYVMENEVDAFWCFVSYMDQMVMWTELPCQNFHLLLCCAILESEKQQIMDKHYGFNEILKHINELSMKIDVEYILCKAEAISMQMMNCKELPQTVSEILGIENSLVTPDSDTGEDESGAELSCPTSLYQSISTPVIAANGTRDGAQQAAETQSLTPA